The following is a genomic window from Lactococcus carnosus.
CGTGTCTGGTAGCACTTGTTTCGTCAACATTTCCGTGACACCAATATAGAGGTTTCCGACCTCTTCTTGTTTCAGATTAGTAGCTTTCTCTTTAAGGGACTGCCAATGATGAATTAAGCTATCTACCTCTTTAGCATAAATTTTTCCGGATTCAGTCAGTTTGGCATCCCAGCCACGTTCAAAAAGTTGTATACCAAGTTCTTTTTCAAGCCTCTTTATATGGTTAGTGATTGTGGACTGGGCATAATGCAATTTTTCAGCAGCTCTAGTGAAGGTCCCTTCGGCAACAATTGTTTGAAATGTTCTCAGTTCTTTTATATCCATTTATTTGCTCTCTATTCGACTTTTAGATGATGATGTTTATTTAATTCAATTATACAGATTAAGTGTAGTGTTGTAAACTAGAGTTATCAACAAATAGAAAGGATAATAGAATGCCATTTGTACGTATAGATTATATAAAAAATCAATATAGTGAGGAGGAGCTAACAAAGATTAGCCGGGTTCTTCAAAGTAGTCTAGTAGATGATTTTGATGTACCAGAGAAGGATTGTTTTCAAGTATTCCAAAACCATGAATCTTTTGAATTTCATTATGATCCAGACTATTTATGTGGCACAAGAACAGATAGATTGCTTTACATCTATATCACGTGTGGGGACGGCAGAAGTCAGGCAAAAAAATTAAAATTTTATGAGACATTATCTTTGTCGCTTTCAAGGCAATGTCAAGTTGAGACAGAGAATATATTTATTATATTAAATGAGAGCGAACGGGAAAACTGGTCATTTGGTAATGGTTTAGCACAAGCATTGTGAGGTCAAAGGAGAAGGGGAATATGAAAAATAAAAGCATTCATTCAGATGCAAAAGCTCTTTTTGGCGATTTCTGTCCAGAGTTCATCACCTATACTGATGATATTTTGTTTGAAGAGATATGGAGAGGAGAAGTGTTGTCATTGAGGGAGCGAAGCTTGATTACGATAGGTGCATTAGTTGCTGGAGGACATGTGGAACAGCTGTCTTATCACTTCAAATTAGCAATTGAAAATAAGATAAGTGAGGCAGAGTTAGTTGCTGTGCTTACGCATCTTGCATTTTATGTCGGGTGGCCTCGTGCTGTTGATGCACTACAATTAGCCCAAAAAATGTTCAGTGACG
Proteins encoded in this region:
- a CDS encoding tautomerase family protein: MPFVRIDYIKNQYSEEELTKISRVLQSSLVDDFDVPEKDCFQVFQNHESFEFHYDPDYLCGTRTDRLLYIYITCGDGRSQAKKLKFYETLSLSLSRQCQVETENIFIILNESERENWSFGNGLAQAL
- a CDS encoding carboxymuconolactone decarboxylase family protein codes for the protein MKNKSIHSDAKALFGDFCPEFITYTDDILFEEIWRGEVLSLRERSLITIGALVAGGHVEQLSYHFKLAIENKISEAELVAVLTHLAFYVGWPRAVDALQLAQKMFSDEPKY